The nucleotide sequence GCGGTGGCGCGGCGGCGATGCAAGGTCACGGCCAGCAGCCACAGCGGCATGGCCGCTATCGCCAACAGGCTGCCCACCCAGCCGGTGGACGTCCATCCATGGCCGGCGGCGATCGCCAGGCCGCCCAGGAAAGGCCCCAGCGCATTGGCCGTATTGAAAGCCGAATGGTTCAAGGCCGCCGCCAGTCCCTGCGCGTCTTCGGCGACGTCCATCAAGCGGGTCTGCAGCACGGTGGCAAGGGCCCCGCCCAGCCCGATCAGGAAGACGCTCAACATGATCAGCCACAGCTTGTCCGCCATCAAGGGAAACAGCGCCAGCACGGTCGCCGTCCACAGCAGCAACAGTCCCGCGGTGCGCATGATGGCGCGGTCCGCATACAGCGGCACCACCATATTGCCCACGGTAAGCCCCACGCCGAACACGCTCAGGACCAGGGGCACGGTGGCGGGCGCCACGTGCGTCACGGCGGCCAGGGTATCGGCCAGGTAGGTGTAGACGGCGAACAGCCCGCCGAAGCCGACGGCACCGATGCCCAGCGTCAGCCACACCTGGACCCGGCGCAGCGCGCCGAGCTCGCGCAAGGGGCTGGCCGTGGGATCGGCGGGCGTATGCGGCGCGAACAGGCGCACGCTGGTCATCGTCAGCACGGCCAGCAAGGAAACCAGGGCGAAGCTCCAGCGCCAGCCCACTGCCTGGCCCAGCCAATTGGCCAAGGGAACGCCGACGATGGTCGCGAAGGTCAGGCCCAGGAACACGCGTCCCACCGCGACCGTGCGGCGGTTGGCCGGGACCAGGGAACTGGCCAGCAGCGACGCGATGCCGAAGTAGGCGCCATGCGGCAGCCCGCTGAGAAACCGCGCGGCCAGCATCGCGTGATAATTCGGCGCCACCGCGCTGAGGCCATTGCCGATGGCGAACAAACCCATGAGCAGGATCAGCAGCGTGCGCCGCGGCAGCCTGGCGCCCAGCACCGCCAATACCGGCGCGCCCACCACCACGCCCAGGGCATAGGCGCTGATGACATGGCCGGCGGTCGGCGCATCGATGCCCAGGCTGTCCGCGAAGTACGGCAGCAGGCTCATGGTGGCGAATTCGGTGGTGCCGATGGCGAAGCTGCCGACGGCGAGCGCGACAAGCACAAGGCCGAGCCGGTGCGGCACGGCGGAGGAATCGGTCATGGGGTGTCCCGGATAACGGTAGAACGGATGCAGCCACCGCAATTGCTGCGGTGCAGCGAGCATTTTACGCCGTCCGGCCGCGATGCCAAGACGCACCCGGCGCGCTAGCTGCCGGGCGGCCGTTCCAGCGGCGACGGGGCGCTACGCTCGTTGATCCAGTCGGTCGCGTCCCTGACAAACCAGGGCAGGTTCAGTTTTTCGCCCTCGCCCGACTGTATCGTCAAGGCCGGCCTGGGGCCGCTGGGCGCAACGCCCCCGGCCGCGCTGGATTCGGGCGCCGCGCTGTATACCGGCGGCCCCGGATCCGCGGGAGGCGGATGGGCGCAGCCCGAGAGCAAGGCGCACAGCGCGGCAAACAGGACGGGCGCCTGACGATAGGGTTTCATGATGCTGACTCCAGATGGCAGTGCGGCCCGCGCAAGCGAGCACACCGCTCGTTTGGCTTGCGTCCGCGGCGCGGGACGCGCGGGCCGGCTTCTCGGCCGGATTGTAGGGTGCGGCCATCGGGGCGGCCATTGGGGCGGGCATCCGCCCCGGCGCCGGGCCCCGATGTCGCATTTTTGCCTATGGCTCCGGAATTTGTTTTGCCGTTTCGCATTTGAGATGACATTTGCATAATCGCTGCCATATTCTTGCGCTTTCCTGCCCTGCCGGAGCGCCACGATGATCGATTCCGACACCTTATCCGCCTTGGTCGCCGAAATCTTCGGTCCCTGGGTCACCCCGCCGGATGCTCCCAAGAAGGGCGGAAGCGTCGGCTTCCTTGTCGGGATCACGATCAATAAAACCCGCCATTACTTCACGGAAGGAAGTATCGGCCTGCATGGCGACGGCCCCATGCCGCGGCGCCAGGACATCGTTTTCTTCATCGGATCGAACTCCAAGGTGTTCACGGCCACCCTGCTGCCGCTGGCGGCGTCGCAGGCAAGCAATCCGGTCACCGCCGATACGCCCGTCGCGTCCCTGCTGCCCACCAGCGTCACCTTCAACCAGCCCAACGGGCAGGTACTGCTGTGGCACCTGGCCACGCACAGCGCCGGTTTCCCATTCCATGTATGCGGCAAACGGCCGCACTTCGGCGACTACCCTTTTGCGTCGCTGAACGAGTTTCTCGACGCCTTCCAGCCTCCGTATGCGCCCGGCGAATACTTCGCGTACAGCAATCCCGGCTTCGCATTGCTGGGCGACGTCCTGTCCCACGCCTTTGTCACGGATACACCGAGCACGGAATGGGACAGCACGTATATGCAGTGGCCATCCCTGGTCCGGAAGTACGTGACCGAGCCCCTGGGAATGGGGTCCACCCATGTGGATTACTCGAAGGTCGCGAGCCGTGTGGCCCAGGGCTACGTCTACAAGGACCGCGGCGGCGCACCGGAATACGCGAAGATCGATCCGCCGACGTGGGGCATACGATCGGCGGCGCTGACGTCCGGCGCGCTGTCCTCGACACTGGACGACATGCTGACATTCCTGGAAGCGCAGATCGATCCCTCTTCCGTCGGCGACACGGCGCTGGCGCAGGCCATCGCGGCCACGCAACAGCCATGGCCGTCCTCCGACTCGCTTTCGATGGGCCTGGGCTGGCAACGGTCGAACGACTATCTGGACAAGGACGGCGCGCTGCCTGGCTACAACTCCTACATGGCCTTCGACCCGCACGCCAAGGTGGGCGTTTTCGTCCTGGGAAATACCGACGGCGACGAGGCCGGCGGCACGGTGGTCCATGGCGGCCGCACCCTGCTGGGCAAGCTGCGTGGCGCCACCGCGCAGCCGTCGAAATTCCCCAAACCGCCCACGACGCCCCAGTGTCCCGCCTGATCCGCGTTCCCTGCCTGAACCGCCTGAACCGCCTGACCCGCGTTCCCGCCGTACCGGCGCGCCGCCATGTGGCAGCCTGCCGCTGACCGTATCCCGCAACAAGGAAGAGAAACGCCATGACGCAAGAACAAGAAGCGACGGTATTGCAAGCGAGCGCGTTGCCTGCGCATCTATTGACCCGGCCGGCCGGCGCCGCGGACCCGGGTCCCACACTGCACGTCGCCTTGCGATTGCATCCGCGCGGCGGCGACCAGGCCGTTTTCGCGCGCGCCATGCAACTGGGCAAGGAACATCCCGCGCAACGCCGCTTCCTGGATGCGCAGGGGCTGGCCGCGGAATTCGGCCCGCCGCCGGAGGCCCTGGATGCCGTCCGCGCGTTCTGCTCGCAACATGGCTTCACCCTGCACCGGGTGGCCCTGGGCGGCCTGTTCGCCACCATCGTCGGCAAGGCTGGCGACCTGGCGCGCGCCTTCGGCACCGAGCTGGCGTTGTATCGACATGAGGACCGCGTCTTCAGGGGCTACGCGGGTACGCTGACCCTGCCCGCCACCTTGGCGCCGCACGTCGCCGCGGTGCTGGGACTGGACGAGGTGTCATCCCTGGCGTGCCGGCTGACCGACACTATCCCCTGCGAAGTCAGCATGGAAACCATGGCGGAGAATCCGCCCATTACCGTGGCGAACGAGTATTACAAGTATCCGACCGAATTTACCGGCGTCGGCGCGACTGTCGCGTTCATCGAGGCCTACCTGGCGCTGAACAACGACGACATCCAAGCGTATTTCTCGAGCCTGGGCTTGACCGTAAAGCTCGAAGTGATACGCGCGATGATAGACATGGGCCAGCCCTTTTGCGAGACGCAGATCCTGCCGCCGGAACCGGATGGCGAAGCCATGTTGGACATCAAGCTCACTGGAGCGGTGGCGCCGGGCGCCACCCTCGTGGTCTACGGACAGGCGGAGAGCTACGGCTATAGCTGCGATCCCTGGGTCGATTCCTTGCTGGCGGCGCTGGACCGGCCCGCCTTCCCCTGCCACGTCATGTCCATCAGCCTGGGCAATCCGGAATCGGCCTGGGGCGTCCAGACCGTGCTGAGCGCGCATATCCTGTTCGCGATCGCGGGCTTGCAGGGCGTGACGGTCTGTGTGGCCTCCGGCGACTACGGTGCCTTGGGCAAACACAACGGCAAGTACATGCAGAACTGCGCCTTTCCCGCTACCTCGCCATTCGTACTGGCGTGCGGCGGCACGGAGCTCCTGCTCGATAACCAGCGCAACCTGCAGGGCGAAGTCGTATGGAATGAACTCGTGGTGGCCCATCAGAAGTGCGCGACGGGCGGCGGCCGCAGCACGATGTTCGGTGTGCCGGACTACCAGCAGGGAATGTCCCTGCCGGACTCCTTCAACAAGGATATGCCGGCGGGGCGCGGCATACCGGACGTCGCGGCCAACGCCGCGGAATCGAGCGGCTACGCACTGCAGCCCGATAACACGGGCAATTACTACGGAACCAGCGCGGCCGCCCCCATGTGGGCGGCATTGATCGCCCGCCTGATCGAGGGCAACGGCGGCAAGCCGCTGGGCTTCCTGAATCCGTGGCTGTACGCGGCGCAGCTTTACGGGGATGCCGAGCTGTGCCACCCCATCACGCAGGGCAATAACGGCGCGCCGGACAGCGATGTGGCGTTCGTCGCGCAGGCCGGGGTCCCATGGAATGCCTGCTGCGGGCTGGGGTCGCCGCTAGGGTCGAATATCGCCAAGGCGCTGAAGATCCCGACGTCCGGGACGTGAAACCGGCGCTTGGCGGCCAGCCCGCCTGGCCAATAGGCCGGCAGCGAAAGAAAGCGGTGCCCCTGTCCAGGAGGCACCGCGCTAGACCGTTCCGTGGTCATCCTAAGCATGGGCCGGCATGGCGACAAGTATGGGCCGGCTGCCTACAATCGATTTCGAAACACCCGGTCGAGCCGCCGCAGGCCGGCCGGGATACTCATCGATTCATTGCCTGACCGCGCATTTCGCACTGAACCATGGCTTGCGCCACCAAGGGGGTCTCCATGGATAACGGCAACATCGATATCGCCAAATGGGTGTGGGTCACCGTCGTGGCGCTTGCCGCCCTGGGCTGCGTGGTCGCGGCGTTGATATGGGCGAATCCACGCAGTGCGCTCCTGCGGGCCAGCTCGGCGGACACCGTATCCGGCATCAGGTTGAAACGCGGCGTCGCGGCCGATGGGGCGTCCGAACCGGCCGACGCCGCGTTCGAAGCCGGCCAGCTCTCCAAGTATTACGCCGAAACGCTCGCGCAATCGCAAGTCGCCTTCTGGTTCGCGATCGCCAGCTCCGCGATCGGCTTCTTCGCCATCATCTTCGCGGCCACGCTTTATACGAATCGCGGGGCGATATTCGCCCAGACCCTCGGGGGATTGATCATGGAAGCCGTCGCCACCCTGGCTTTCGTGCAATCCAAGAACGCCCAGCAATTGATGATGCAGTTTTTCGAGAAGCTGCGCATCGACAGAGTGCACACTGAATCGCGAAGGACGGTCGAGACCGTGAAAAGCGAAGAAGCCAAGGACGCCTTGAAAATCTACTTGTCGCTGCACTATGCGGGCGTGCCGGCGGCGGAGATCATCGCCAGGGACATATATGCGGTCATACGGCCGTCGCAGATAGCAGACGCGCGGCGAATCACGGCGATAGACCTGGCCGAGCATCCCTTGCCCGGCAGCCCCTAGCGCCGGGGCGGGACGACGCGATGCGACGGGATCGAGCGTGCTTGCGGTCCATCGTAAGCGGCCGGTAATCACGCGTTGACGACGGCAATCAGGTGGCCGCAGTCCACCGATGTGGCAGCAGTTCGGCGATCCGATTGTTTTTCTGCGTCGGCAGCCGCGTCAGCACGTCCTTCAAGTAGACATACGGATCATGCCCGTTTAGTCGCGCCGACTGGATCAGGCTCATGATGGCGGCCGCGCGCTGGCCGCCGCGCAGTGATCCCGCGAACAACCAGTTCGCACGCCCGATCGCCCATGGACGAATCTGGTTCTCGACCCAATTGTTGTCGATCGGGGCATGGCCGTCATCCAGATAGCGCACGAGCGCCTCCCAGCGTTTGAGGCTGTAATCGATGGCGCGAGCGGTGCCGGATCCGTCAGGCACGCGCTGGCGCTGCGCGATCAACCAGTTGTGCAGCGTCTGGGCGATCGGCCGCGCGCGTTCTTGTCGCATTCGCAGCCGCTCGTCGGCAGGCAGATCGGCCACATCACGTTCGACGCCATACAGGGCGCCGAACAATTCCAGCGCCTGGCCGGCAATCTGGCTCTGGTTGCTCGCATGCAGGTCATGGAATTTGCGCCGGGCATGGGCCATGCAACCCAACTCGATGATGCCGGCGGCGAACCCGGCCTTGTAGCCGACGTAATCGTCAGTCACCAGCTTGCCGCGCCAGTCGTCCAGGAACGTGCGGCAGTGCTCGCCGGCGCGACTGGGCGTGAAGTCATAGACCACTGCGCGCAGGCAGTCATAGGAGGTCGGCGTGTAGGCCCACAGGTAAGCCTTGTGCGTCTTGCCTGCCCCGGGCTTGAGCATCTGCACCGGTGTCTCGTCGGCGTGCAGCACGGCTTTGCCCAGTACTTCGGCCTTCAGCGCATCGACCAAGGGCTGTAGCCGCAACCCGCACACACCAACCCACTCGCCCAGCGTCGAGCGCGGCAGCGCCAGTCCGGCGCGTGCAAAGATGCCTTCCTGGCGATACAACGGCAGGTGATCGGCGAACTTCGCCACCAGCACCTGCGCCAAGAGCCCCGCCGTCGCGATGCCCTTGTCGATGACCTGAGCTGGCACCGGTGCCTGCGTGAGCGTCTCGCACTTGTCGCAGACCCATTTTCCGCGGATGTGCCGCTCGACCGTAAAGGTGCCGGGCAGGTAATCCAGCTTCTCGCTGATGTCTTCGCCGATGCGCTTCATGCCGCAGCCGCATCGGCAAACTGTAGAGGCGGGTTCGTGATGGATGTCGGTGCGCGGCAGTTCGGCCGGCAGCTTCATGCGTCGCGGCGCTTGCGGCTGCGCGGGCTTGGGCGCGATCGCCTCGCGCAGCGCGTTGACTTGCTCTTCGATGGCCGCCATGTCGGCATCCATCGTCTCTTCCAGCAGGCTCGCCTGCGCGGCGTTCAATTGCTCGCTGCGCTTGCCGTAGCGCCAGCGCTTGTACAGCGCCAGTTCCTGCGTGAGCTGATCGATGTGCGTCTGCTTGAAGTGCAGTACGCGATCCCGCTCGGCGATCACCGCGTCGTGAGCCGCGATCCGGGCGTTACGCACGGCCACCTCGCCCATCAGGCGCTCGGCCAATGCGCGCAGTTGCTGCGCGTCAAGGTGGTCCAGGGATGCGGTACTCATGGCCGCCAGTATGCCGCACGGTTCGCGGCGGCGGTATTGGCGTCTTGCCGGATTGCGCGGTTACAGCACCGAGATCGCACCGGCAGCGCCGACGTGCTGCCAGGGCAGGCCCAGCACCAGCGCCTGCCATTGTTCGCTGTCCAGCGCCATATGCGGACCGTGGGTCGCCTCGGCCCACGTGAACTTGCCACGGTTCAGCCGGCGCGCGGCCAGCCACACGCCGATCCCGTCGTGCACCAACACCTTCATGCGGTTGGCGCGCCGGTTTGCGAAACAGTAGGCGTGGTGCGGGCGTGCAATACCGAACACCGCCACCACCCGCGCCAGCGCCGTCTCGGTGCCGGCGCGCATGTCCAGCGGCTCGGTGGCCAGCCAGATCGCATCGACCCGGATCACCGCAGCCACTCTCGTAGCCACGCCACGCAGGCGCCCGCTTCGCTCACGGGCCACTGCACCGTCGCTTGCACCGGGCCGCGCGACAGCCGGATTTCAATATGCCGGCCCAGTGCCGGCAGCGCCGGTGCGACCACGGGCAAAAACGCGGGCGTGGCGGCCGGCGCGCGGCTGGCGAGCCGGATCCATTTATGCACCAGGTTCGCGTTCACGCCGTGCGACAGCGCGACGCTGGCAATGGATGCCCCAGGCTGATTACACTGCGCCACGATCTGCGCCTTCAGCGTCTTCGGATAAGACCGGCGTTTACGCAGCGGCGCTAATTCTGTCTTCGTCATGGTGTGCACCAAAAAATGGTGGACACTAATCGCAGACAACGCCGTGGCTCAAGACGGGATCACCGGGCCCTTACGGTCCATCAGCCAATCCACCGGACAATCCACCAGACAACAAAAAACCGCCACGCGGGCGGTTCTGTCGTTGTCTTTCTTGTGCTTGCCTTGCTTGTCCTTGCCTTGCTTGCCCTCTAACAGCGTTTGGCTCCCCGAGCTGGGCTCGAACCAGCGGATTAACAGTCGCGCGGTCCGAAATAGCTGAAGCAAGACGGGTCCGCAATATCAATGACTTGTGATTTCATCCATCCGTGGACTGCGCGCGGCTTTCCATTCATTTTGGCCCCTTTTTCGGGCACTGTGGGCAAAATTTGGACACGGCGCGCGTAGTGCTTGTTGCGTAACGGAGCTTCGCCTTCTTGGCGATACACCGTCCGTACGGGGCGCTGTCCCGTCTCTCGCCCACACTTCTTGAACTCGAGCGTACGCGCCGGGTGGCTGGACCTACCCGCCTTGACACGGCAAGATAACAGCCCGTGAGGCGCATGCGCGCATGCGCCCACATAATATGCAAAACATCGTAAGGCGGGCCACGACGGCTGGCCCTTCAAGGAACACATCCGACCATGTCGACCACCGCGGCGACGCATCACACTACACATAGCTAAGGCGAGCGGCGGCCAAAAAATCGCCTCTTGCCGCTTCCAACATTGTTAGGTTAAGTTACGTCCCATCGAAGGCAAGGGTGCGCCAGACAATGTTTCAAATACCCGTACTGAAGACATTACATACCGAGTCGGACGTCGAACAAAAGCTGATTTTTCCACTCCTCACGACTCCGCTGCCGTATGGGCTTGGCATTCCCCAAGCTCAGATACTGACGAAACTCGAGATTCGCCGCTTGGATATTGGAAAAGGCAACGACAAGAAAAGGTACTTTCCTGACTATATCGTTACCTGCGAAGCCCTGCCCCTATTCGTAATAGAAGCAAAGGAACCATCTGCAGACGTCCTGAATGCCCTACGAGAGGCAAGACTGTATGCCAATGCCATAAATTCCAAATTTCCCTCGGGATTCAACCCGGTCTACTTTGTTGCAGCTTGCAATGGTATAGACTTCCTTTACGGCGCCCCTGACTCAGACGACCACATCTCAATCCCGTGTGCTGATTTGACGGTAAGTCATCAGGTATTCGGCGAGATGCAGCAAAGGCTGGCATGGCAAAATTTGCGGGCGAAAGCTGTAGCACTCAGCGCTACGCTAAAGCCACAAAGGTTCTGGAAGCCGAAGAAGCTCCTGGGCGGTAACGGTGTTCAAACGGAGGAGGTCGGTCACAACTCTTTTGGTTCAACACTATCAGCTGAGTACGGTCATATATTTTCACCGGAAGACGTCTCGGACCGCGCCGAGATCGCCCGCCACGCATATGTTGACTCTAGGGCGTC is from Bordetella bronchialis and encodes:
- a CDS encoding MFS transporter, whose product is MTDSSAVPHRLGLVLVALAVGSFAIGTTEFATMSLLPYFADSLGIDAPTAGHVISAYALGVVVGAPVLAVLGARLPRRTLLILLMGLFAIGNGLSAVAPNYHAMLAARFLSGLPHGAYFGIASLLASSLVPANRRTVAVGRVFLGLTFATIVGVPLANWLGQAVGWRWSFALVSLLAVLTMTSVRLFAPHTPADPTASPLRELGALRRVQVWLTLGIGAVGFGGLFAVYTYLADTLAAVTHVAPATVPLVLSVFGVGLTVGNMVVPLYADRAIMRTAGLLLLWTATVLALFPLMADKLWLIMLSVFLIGLGGALATVLQTRLMDVAEDAQGLAAALNHSAFNTANALGPFLGGLAIAAGHGWTSTGWVGSLLAIAAMPLWLLAVTLHRRRATAVGVVASRQAG
- a CDS encoding serine hydrolase domain-containing protein; its protein translation is MIDSDTLSALVAEIFGPWVTPPDAPKKGGSVGFLVGITINKTRHYFTEGSIGLHGDGPMPRRQDIVFFIGSNSKVFTATLLPLAASQASNPVTADTPVASLLPTSVTFNQPNGQVLLWHLATHSAGFPFHVCGKRPHFGDYPFASLNEFLDAFQPPYAPGEYFAYSNPGFALLGDVLSHAFVTDTPSTEWDSTYMQWPSLVRKYVTEPLGMGSTHVDYSKVASRVAQGYVYKDRGGAPEYAKIDPPTWGIRSAALTSGALSSTLDDMLTFLEAQIDPSSVGDTALAQAIAATQQPWPSSDSLSMGLGWQRSNDYLDKDGALPGYNSYMAFDPHAKVGVFVLGNTDGDEAGGTVVHGGRTLLGKLRGATAQPSKFPKPPTTPQCPA
- a CDS encoding S53 family peptidase yields the protein MTQEQEATVLQASALPAHLLTRPAGAADPGPTLHVALRLHPRGGDQAVFARAMQLGKEHPAQRRFLDAQGLAAEFGPPPEALDAVRAFCSQHGFTLHRVALGGLFATIVGKAGDLARAFGTELALYRHEDRVFRGYAGTLTLPATLAPHVAAVLGLDEVSSLACRLTDTIPCEVSMETMAENPPITVANEYYKYPTEFTGVGATVAFIEAYLALNNDDIQAYFSSLGLTVKLEVIRAMIDMGQPFCETQILPPEPDGEAMLDIKLTGAVAPGATLVVYGQAESYGYSCDPWVDSLLAALDRPAFPCHVMSISLGNPESAWGVQTVLSAHILFAIAGLQGVTVCVASGDYGALGKHNGKYMQNCAFPATSPFVLACGGTELLLDNQRNLQGEVVWNELVVAHQKCATGGGRSTMFGVPDYQQGMSLPDSFNKDMPAGRGIPDVAANAAESSGYALQPDNTGNYYGTSAAAPMWAALIARLIEGNGGKPLGFLNPWLYAAQLYGDAELCHPITQGNNGAPDSDVAFVAQAGVPWNACCGLGSPLGSNIAKALKIPTSGT
- a CDS encoding TRADD-N-associated membrane domain-containing protein, with the translated sequence MDNGNIDIAKWVWVTVVALAALGCVVAALIWANPRSALLRASSADTVSGIRLKRGVAADGASEPADAAFEAGQLSKYYAETLAQSQVAFWFAIASSAIGFFAIIFAATLYTNRGAIFAQTLGGLIMEAVATLAFVQSKNAQQLMMQFFEKLRIDRVHTESRRTVETVKSEEAKDALKIYLSLHYAGVPAAEIIARDIYAVIRPSQIADARRITAIDLAEHPLPGSP
- the tnpC gene encoding IS66 family transposase, which produces MSTASLDHLDAQQLRALAERLMGEVAVRNARIAAHDAVIAERDRVLHFKQTHIDQLTQELALYKRWRYGKRSEQLNAAQASLLEETMDADMAAIEEQVNALREAIAPKPAQPQAPRRMKLPAELPRTDIHHEPASTVCRCGCGMKRIGEDISEKLDYLPGTFTVERHIRGKWVCDKCETLTQAPVPAQVIDKGIATAGLLAQVLVAKFADHLPLYRQEGIFARAGLALPRSTLGEWVGVCGLRLQPLVDALKAEVLGKAVLHADETPVQMLKPGAGKTHKAYLWAYTPTSYDCLRAVVYDFTPSRAGEHCRTFLDDWRGKLVTDDYVGYKAGFAAGIIELGCMAHARRKFHDLHASNQSQIAGQALELFGALYGVERDVADLPADERLRMRQERARPIAQTLHNWLIAQRQRVPDGSGTARAIDYSLKRWEALVRYLDDGHAPIDNNWVENQIRPWAIGRANWLFAGSLRGGQRAAAIMSLIQSARLNGHDPYVYLKDVLTRLPTQKNNRIAELLPHRWTAAT
- the tnpB gene encoding IS66 family insertion sequence element accessory protein TnpB (TnpB, as the term is used for proteins encoded by IS66 family insertion elements, is considered an accessory protein, since TnpC, encoded by a neighboring gene, is a DDE family transposase.), whose protein sequence is MAAVIRVDAIWLATEPLDMRAGTETALARVVAVFGIARPHHAYCFANRRANRMKVLVHDGIGVWLAARRLNRGKFTWAEATHGPHMALDSEQWQALVLGLPWQHVGAAGAISVL
- the tnpA gene encoding IS66-like element accessory protein TnpA, yielding MTKTELAPLRKRRSYPKTLKAQIVAQCNQPGASIASVALSHGVNANLVHKWIRLASRAPAATPAFLPVVAPALPALGRHIEIRLSRGPVQATVQWPVSEAGACVAWLREWLR